The sequence TTTAGTTGCCTTTTTAATGAAAAGAAAAAATGATGAACGGCTAAAAAAATTAGAAGAAAGAAAAATCGCACTGTTTGATTTACCTGTAATTGAAGAGGTAGATGAAGTAAAAAAAATGCATTTGGTTGGTCAAAGTCAAAATACTTTTAGAGAGTGGAATCAAAAATGGTCAGACATTTCAACAACATCCTTTGCAGAATTAGAAAGTCGAATTTTTGAAGCAGAAAGTTTAAATGACACGTTTAGATTTTTAAAAGTAAAACAAGCTGTAGATGAAGCTTACGAAACCATGGAAGAAATGGAACGAGAAGTTGATCAAGTCAGAGCAGGGCTAAAAGAACTGAGAGAAAGTGAAAAAACAAACTCTCTCGATGTTCAAAAGGCACTTGATGCCTATGAAGAAATCGCAAAAGACGTACATGATAACGGTGAAAAATATGGACCTGCTTTGAAAGAACTAGAAAAACGTGTTGATAAGATTGAAACGGAGTTCACCCAATTTGTTGCGCTTAATACGTCAGGAGATCCGATGGAGGCTCGTTCTGTTTTAACAGAGGCAGAAGAGAAAACTTATGAGTTAAAAGCTACTTTAGAAAAAGTACCACCTTTGTACAAAGATTTGAACGAGGTGTTCCCAGAGCAAATAAAAGAAATTGATGAAGGATATGCCAAATTAAAAGCAGAAAATTATCAATTTAGTAACAATTTTGTCGGGGAAGAACTGGCTAAAGTGAAAAAACTACAAAGTAGTACGCTAAAAGAGTTAGAAAAATGTGAAATTTCAATTGTGGAAGAGAATAATCTTGAAATTGATAAAAAAATTGATCGTTTATACAGCGAAATGGAAAAAGAAATGGATGCGAAAACATACGTTTCTAAAAATCAAAGTAAGATAAATGATTATCTAAGACATGTACAAAGAAATAACCGTCAATTGATTATTGAACTAGATCATACTTCCCAAAGTTATACATTAAACCATAATGAACTTGGAACGTCTAGGACCTTCCAAACACAAATTGAAGAAATCCAAAAACAAAATCTTGAAGTTGAAGAAAAATTGACCGATCAAACTGCTGTCTTTTCAGAAGTGAAAAGTTTTTATGAGGAAATGTTCCAGTACCTAGGGGACATAGAAAATGAACAAATCGTGATTGACCAATCCATTCAAAAGTTAAGAACGGATGAAAAACACGCACTGGCAAAAGTAGATGAATTTGAGTTTAAACTACGGACAATGAAACGATACATTGAAAAATACCGGTTGCCAGGGATTCCAGCCGACTATTTAGAATTTTTCTTTGTGGCGACTGATCGCGTAGAAGAACTATCGCAAGAGTTGAACAAATTGAGAATCGACATGGACCATATCAATGATCTTGTGGGATTCTGCCAAGACGATATTCAATTACTC is a genomic window of Vagococcus entomophilus containing:
- a CDS encoding septation ring formation regulator EzrA, whose translation is MKSNTMLFIFVSIIVVAAILYLVAFLMKRKNDERLKKLEERKIALFDLPVIEEVDEVKKMHLVGQSQNTFREWNQKWSDISTTSFAELESRIFEAESLNDTFRFLKVKQAVDEAYETMEEMEREVDQVRAGLKELRESEKTNSLDVQKALDAYEEIAKDVHDNGEKYGPALKELEKRVDKIETEFTQFVALNTSGDPMEARSVLTEAEEKTYELKATLEKVPPLYKDLNEVFPEQIKEIDEGYAKLKAENYQFSNNFVGEELAKVKKLQSSTLKELEKCEISIVEENNLEIDKKIDRLYSEMEKEMDAKTYVSKNQSKINDYLRHVQRNNRQLIIELDHTSQSYTLNHNELGTSRTFQTQIEEIQKQNLEVEEKLTDQTAVFSEVKSFYEEMFQYLGDIENEQIVIDQSIQKLRTDEKHALAKVDEFEFKLRTMKRYIEKYRLPGIPADYLEFFFVATDRVEELSQELNKLRIDMDHINDLVGFCQDDIQLLEQKTNELVDSAALTEQMLQYANRFKHTHPAIQGAMDRTLELFDKEYRYQDALEEIRAALELTEPGAPKRIESFYYHNREIL